From one Lycium ferocissimum isolate CSIRO_LF1 chromosome 5, AGI_CSIRO_Lferr_CH_V1, whole genome shotgun sequence genomic stretch:
- the LOC132058399 gene encoding uncharacterized protein LOC132058399 produces MDSKKMNSPRKRIRKYHTRKGPIINSYMDMAEARREIVHALELHRSSSSSSSFSNPMNYAVSGQRVNSQQFYYSIVESMPIPQPTWSTTAPAIHTAPPPLLLPPSPPPSSFAGEVPEFDWWIGFLKSLDGKKSTSRQRYLPLEEDILMENSKVLSHLHDGLKNEPPNCIGANDDPSYQFPDEWLIIPTADDDHVLEFI; encoded by the exons atggacTCAAAGAAAATGAACTCACCAAGAAAAAGGATAAGGAAATATCATACAAGAAAAGGTCCTATTATTAACTCTTATATGGATATGGCTGAAGCTAGAAGAGAAATTGTCCATGCTTTAGAGCTTCATcgttcttcttcatcatcttcatcttttagTAACCCGATGAATTATGCAGTATCGGGTCAAAGAG TAAATTCCCAGCAATTTTATTACTCAATAGTGGAGTCAATGCCTATACCTCAACCAACTTGGTCTACAACGGCTCCGGCAATACATACTGCACCGCCACCGCTACTGCTGCCGCCGTCTCCACCACCGTCTTCTTTTGCCGGTGAAGTTCCAGAGTTTGATTGGTGGATAGGGTTTCTGAAGTCATTGGATGGCAAGAAGAGTACAAGTAGACAAAGATATTTGCCTCTTGAAGAAGATATTTTGATGGAAAATTCGAAGGTGCTTAGCCACTTACACGACGGATTAAAGAATGAGCCTCCTAATTGTATAGGTGCAAATGATGATCCTAGTTACCAATTTCCAGATGAGTGGTTGATTATCCCTACAGCTGATGATGATCATGTACTGGAGTTTATTTAA